The Oryza glaberrima chromosome 9, OglaRS2, whole genome shotgun sequence genome includes a window with the following:
- the LOC127785164 gene encoding BURP domain-containing protein 14 — MAPPRHARLLAAAIAVLLCHLPRSAASPSWSDAAASPPSPSPSPLPQLRPMMQHRSVLPPRVSELPASPFTAKAAFVRYWNRKVHSNHPHPAFFFAKLSPLSAPDAAAFSTLAAAGQLGSRIRAFCAAASLLCPTTPGSSWSKSSSDGDGAAAAAAPAGGGGGGGGAAPFKNYENGNFSSYGNSGGGGADQFAVYSSGHSNGGGGGGIDSFRRYGKGSQGRNDSFTSYEAEGNVGTSSFTSYNGDATGGAGGFSSYAGEANTVAISFGNYDHTGNGRSREFSEYTQDANTGEESFAAYGKAANGAAESFRTYGNHSNSIASGFDNYGDRANGASDAFSSYGASGNTPENTFKSYASGSNAGVDDFKGYRDDANVGNDSFTSYASNANGAAAGFESYGKSVNPGSVTFKGYGLGSNPNHRIGFARYSGDNTTFKAYSNDGVEFKEYQNMSKMEVSKIEAAARRPPLLWSPDPGKFFRERDLVAGNRMPMPDIADRTPPRAFLPRDIAAKIPFDAAAVSALFGAAPGTAMRQVVSSTVAECARPPSRGETKRCATSAEDVVDFAVEMLGDNVVARATESTAGGGGDVRLGRVAGVPAGGNVTRSVSCHQSLFPYLVYYCHSVPTVRVYEADILAVDSNQKINHGVAICHLDTSDWSPNHGAFIALGGKPGEMEVCHWIFQGDMTWTVAN, encoded by the coding sequence ATggcgccgcctcgccacgcccgcctcctcgccgccgccatcgccgtcctcctctGTCACCTGCCGCGTTCAGCTGCGTCACCGTCGTGGTCCGacgcggccgcctcgccgccgtcgccgtcgccgtcgccgctgccgcagctgcGCCCGATGATGCAGCACCGGAGCGTGCTGCCGCCGCGGGTGTCGGAGCTGCCGGCGAGCCCGTTCACGGCGAAGGCGGCGTTCGTCCGGTACTGGAACCGGAAGGTGCACAGCAACCACCCGCACCCGGCCTTCTTCTTCGCCAAGCTCTCGCCGCTGTccgcgcccgacgccgccgcgttcTCCACCCTGGCCGCCGCGGGACAGCTCGGCTCCAGGATCCGCGCGTTCTGCGCCGCGGCGTCGCTGCTCTGCCCCACGACGCCCGGATCCTCGTGGTCCAAGTCCTCGTCCGACGgggatggcgccgccgcggctgctgcccccgccggtggcggtggcggcggcggcggcgcggcgccgttcAAGAACTACGAGAACGGCAACTTCAGCAGCTACGgaaacagcggcggcggcggcgccgatcaGTTCGCCGTGTACTCGAGCGGCcacagcaacggcggcggcggcggcggcatcgactCGTTCCGCCGCTACGGCAAGGGGTCGCAGGGGCGGAACGACTCGTTCACGAGCTACGAGGCGGAGGGCAACGTCGGGACCTCCAGCTTCACCTCGTACAACGGCGACGCCACGGGCGGCGCCGGGGGCTTCTCCTCCTACGCCGGCGAGGCCAACACCGTGGCCATCTCCTTCGGCAACTACGACCACACCGGGAACGGCCGGTCCCGCGAGTTCTCGGAGTACACGCAGGACGCCAACACCGGCGAGGAGAGCTTCGCGGCGTACGGCAAGGCGGCGAACGGCGCCGCCGAGTCGTTCAGGACGTACGGCAACCATTCCAACTCGATCGCCTCCGGCTTCGACAACTACGGCGACAGGGCGAACGGCGCCTCCGATGCGTTCTCCTCCTACGGCGCCAGCGGCAACACGCCGGAGAACACGTTCAAGAGCTACGCCTCCGGCAGcaacgccggcgtcgacgactTCAAGGGGTACAGGGACGACGCCAACGTCGGCAACGACAGCTTCACGTCGTACGCGAGCAACGccaatggcgccgccgccggcttcgagAGCTACGGCAAGTCGGTGAACCCCGGGAGCGTCACGTTCAAGGGCTACGGCCTCGGCTCCAACCCCAACCACCGCATCGGCTTCGCGCGCTACTCCGGCGACAACACGACATTCAAGGCGTACTCCAACGACGGCGTCGAGTTCAAGGAGTACCAGAACATGTCGAAGATGGAGGTGTCCAAGatagaggcggcggcgcgccggccgccgctgctgtggTCGCCGGATCCGGGGAAGTTCTTCCGGGagcgtgacctcgtcgccggcaacCGGATGCCGATGCCGGACATCGCCGACCGGACGCCGCCACGGGCGTTCCTGCCGCGCGACATCGCCGCGAAGATCCCGTTCGACGCGGCCGCCGTGTCGGCGCTGTTCGGCGCGGCGCCGGGCACGGCGATGCGGCAGGTGGTGTCGTCCACGGTGGCCGAGTGCGCGCGCCCGCCGAGCCGCGGCGAGACGAAGCGGTGCGCGACGTCGGCTGAGGACGTCGTCGACTTCGCCGTGGAGATGCTCGGCGACAACGTCGTGGCGCGCGCCACGGAGtccacggccggcggcggcggcgacgtcagGCTGGGCAGGGTCGCCGGCGTCCCCGCCGGCGGGAACGTGACTCGGTCGGTGTCGTGCCACCAGAGCCTGTTCCCGTACCTGGTGTACTACTGCCACTCGGTGCCGACCGTCCGCGTGTACGAGGCCGACATCCTGGCCGTCGATTCCAACCAGAAGATCAACCATGGCGTGGCCATCTGTCATCTCGACACGTCGGATTGGAGCCCGAATCACGGAGCATTCATCGCGCTTGGTGGAAAACCCGGTGAGATGGAGGTGTGCCATTGGATCTTTCAAGGGGATATGACTTGGACAGTAGCTAATTGA